The Rhodospirillaceae bacterium genome has a window encoding:
- a CDS encoding nitrite/sulfite reductase — translation MYVYDSIDKSLLNQRVAEFREQVRRRLAGELTEDQFKPLRLMNGLYLQLHAYMLRVAIPYGTLSSDQMRKLAYIARKYDRGYGHFTTRQNIQYNWLALSTTPDLLYDLSEVDLHAIQTSGNCIRNVTADPYAGAADDEVDDPRIWSEVIRQWSTFHPEFSYLPRKFKIAVTGADADRAAIKFHDIGLRVVRNSEEELGFQVFVGGGQGRTPIVAPLIRPFLPYKDLLRYLDAVLRVYNRFGRRDNIYKARIKILVQSLGAQEFSALVEDEFQSVDTNLFPVSEAEVSRIRAMFESHTPRAKHDGDSIFAQMKSESLSFRRWCETNVHDHKIPGYAIATISLKPIGGIPGDASADQMDAIADLADRFGSSEIRVTYTQNLVFPHVQQADLYALWQELGPLGLATSNIGLVTDIIACPGLDYCSLANARSIPIAQAVSDRFSDLDEQHNIGPLDIRISGCINACGHHHAGHIGILGVDKKGEELYQLTLGGQGDGDSAVGKILGPGFDEIGIVDAVENVIATYLSARKDNETFAQTHARMGPAPFKERLYGAS, via the coding sequence ATGTATGTATATGATTCTATAGATAAGTCTCTTCTTAACCAGCGCGTCGCCGAGTTTCGAGAGCAGGTACGCCGCCGATTAGCCGGTGAGTTGACGGAGGATCAGTTTAAGCCGTTAAGGTTGATGAACGGCCTGTACCTGCAACTCCACGCTTACATGCTGCGTGTAGCAATTCCTTATGGCACTTTGTCATCAGATCAGATGCGGAAGCTTGCCTATATTGCCCGAAAATATGACCGCGGCTACGGTCATTTTACGACACGCCAGAACATTCAATATAACTGGCTGGCTCTGAGTACGACCCCAGATCTTCTGTACGACTTGTCCGAGGTGGATCTCCACGCAATCCAAACCAGCGGCAACTGCATCCGCAATGTAACGGCTGATCCCTATGCCGGTGCCGCCGATGATGAGGTGGATGATCCACGGATATGGTCTGAAGTTATTCGGCAATGGTCTACCTTTCATCCGGAGTTCTCTTATCTGCCCCGCAAATTTAAGATTGCGGTGACCGGAGCTGATGCTGACCGTGCCGCTATTAAGTTCCATGATATTGGTCTGCGTGTTGTCCGCAATTCTGAAGAAGAATTGGGCTTTCAGGTTTTTGTCGGTGGTGGCCAAGGCCGGACGCCCATCGTTGCCCCCTTGATAAGACCCTTCCTACCCTACAAAGACCTGCTGAGGTATTTGGATGCCGTCCTGCGTGTTTACAATCGGTTTGGTCGTCGCGACAACATCTACAAAGCGCGCATTAAGATCCTTGTGCAATCTCTTGGGGCTCAAGAATTTTCAGCCTTGGTTGAAGATGAATTTCAATCTGTAGATACCAACTTGTTTCCTGTTTCTGAAGCAGAAGTAAGCCGCATCCGCGCGATGTTTGAGTCCCATACTCCGCGCGCTAAGCACGATGGCGATTCTATTTTTGCACAGATGAAGAGCGAGTCACTATCATTTCGACGGTGGTGTGAGACCAATGTTCACGACCACAAAATCCCAGGATACGCTATCGCGACAATTTCCTTGAAACCTATCGGCGGTATTCCTGGTGATGCATCAGCGGATCAAATGGATGCCATCGCTGATCTGGCAGATCGTTTTGGCTCTAGTGAAATTCGTGTCACTTATACTCAAAATTTAGTGTTTCCGCATGTGCAGCAGGCAGACCTATATGCTCTCTGGCAAGAGCTTGGACCACTCGGCTTGGCGACATCTAATATAGGTCTTGTCACTGACATTATTGCTTGCCCGGGTTTGGATTATTGTTCTCTTGCTAATGCGAGATCTATTCCCATTGCCCAGGCCGTTAGCGATCGGTTTTCTGACCTTGATGAGCAGCACAACATTGGCCCCCTCGATATCCGTATTTCTGGCTGCATCAATGCTTGTGGTCATCATCATGCGGGCCATATCGGTATTCTTGGTGTTGATAAGAAAGGTGAAGAACTCTACCAGCTTACGCTTGGCGGACAAGGAGACGGAGACTCTGCAGTTGGAAAGATTTTAGGCCCGGGTTTTGATGAAATCGGGATTGTCGATGCTGTCGAAAATGTGATCGCCACGTATCTCAGTGCTCGCAAGGACAATGAAACCTTTGCCCAAACCCATGCCCGTATGGGACCTGCTCCGTTCAAGGAGAGACTCTATGGCGCTTCTTGA